In the Candidatus Binatia bacterium genome, GCCCGTGAGGCGCGGACCGCTGGGCCCTTTTTGGTGTTGAGCTGGCGGAATTGAATTCCGGTCTCGTCGATCGCCTTAGCCATCTCCCCACCGAGGGCGTCGATCTCTTTCACTAAATGGCCTTTGCCAATGCCGCCGATGGCTGGGTTGCAGGACATCTGGCCGATGTGGTCGAGATTGAGCGTCAGCAAAAGCACATCCGCCCCCAAACGCACCGCTGCGAGCGCAGCTTCGATGCCAGCGTGGCCTGCGCCGACGACGATGACATCAAAGGTACGGTCAAACGGACCCATCATTGAACTCCTGCGCTTGTTTCACGTGAAACAGTGCCGGCCGCAATTAGCGTAGGAACCAAGGCGAGGAAAGAAGCGATGAAACCGTGCAGTCGCGTTGTGGCGTGGATGAAATGCAAGCAGGAACGGAGTGTGCCCCGCTATTTGCCCTGTCTCCTCTGTTCATGTTTCCGCCGAATGAGGCGCTCCGCTAGCCGCAGCAGGATTTCTAAATCCTCCGCATCCAGCTCGGCGACGGCGTGTAACAAGAGCTCCAGGGCACGATATGCGCGTTCCTCGGAGCGCAGGCTTCCGCGCAAGCGCTTCCAGAGCATCAGAATGTCGTCGTAACTCAAGGGCTTCCATGGACGACGCGAAAAAGCCGCATCCTGGGGGGGCTCATGCCAATAGAAGAATGTGCCGGGTTTCAAAGCTTCGCCCCCAGTATCTGGCTTTCCCAGGGGGCTGCGCCCTGGAAGGTACATCGGCTTGCCGTAGCGCTCCAAAGGCCACTCCTCGGGTGTACGCCGGACCGTATACGGCTTGCCTTCCCGGACGCCTCCGACCTGCCGCCGCGGTAACTCCTCCACTCGCCGCAGCAAGTCGCTCGGCAACATCCCCATTGCGGCTGCCAGCTTCGCCAAGACGTCGCCGGACGGCCTCTTGGCGCCGCGCTCGACCTCGCTCAGGTACGAGTAAGAAACGCCGGACTTCAGGGCCAAGTCCTGGCGCGTCATCCCACGCTCTTCTCGCAAGCGCTTAATCGCGGTCGCGTAATCTAAATGATCCTCGATCGCCCGCCGCTGATCGGGAAGTTCGCCGCTGAAGAAATGGCCTGGCGGCCCCTTGCTTTCGCCCATGGCGTTACGCTAAAGAGTGCACGCTATCGCGCGCAACGGGTAGTTGTCGGGATAGTGAGCAACGGCCAAGGAGGTACAACGGATGGCAACAAGAAGGGTTTCTTCGAGGGCCCATGGGTTCCTTCAGTCCCTGCTCGAGGGACAAAGGTTACACTATCACCGGCCGCAGGAGTTTGGCAAGTTCGCAGTAGTTCCTGTGAGCTTGGCGAATGTCGCGGCGGTTCCACCGCGGGGGTACCAAGTTCTGGCTGAACTTTCGCGGGGTGTTCGCATCGAGGAAACAGGTTCGGTTCCGCGCCTACGGATCACAAATTCACTTGCGGAACCCCTTCTCGTGGTCGAGGGGCAGCTGCTTGTCGGCGGGCTGCAAAACCGAGTGGCCACGGTGACAGTGTTAATCGGCCCTGGGGATACAGTAGAGATTCCGGTCGCGTGCGTGGAAGCCGGCAGGTGGCATCCTCGGATGCACCAAACGGAGCGTCCTGAGGAGTGGGCTCAGCCGCACACCGGCCGTCGCCGGCGGCGCGAAACTGCACCACAGCCACCGTGGGGTGAGTCGGCGGACCCAAAGCAGGATTGGAAAACCACCGATTTTCTGTTCGCGCGCGCGAAGGCACGGTCGGTGATGGCGATCAATGCTTCGGTCCGCGAGTGGGGAACCTTGAACACCGACCAAGGTGGGATCTGGGAGGAGGTTGCGGCCAAGCTCCACCGGCTCCGCTCGCACTCACCGACGAGCGACGTGACCAGCGCTTACCGCAAGGCCGAGCGAGAGCTCGATGAATACCTGCGCAACTTGCGCTCCGAACCCGGGCAGGTCGGCTTCGTTGCTGCCATCGCCAATCGGATCGTCGGCGCCGAGCTGTTCGACCATCCCGATACGCTAGCGTCTCTCTACTCGCGCCTGCTGCGCGGTTACGCACTCGACGCACTCACAGCGGACGATGAACCTGCCCATCCCCCCGCCGAAACGAACGCAAAATGCGAGAGCGAAACAGCCGCACCGTTTACCGACCAAGTCGCACGCAGATTCGTCCAGAATGCTCTCGAGGCCGAGTCCATCGCCGCGCCGGCCATCGGGCTCGGTGAGCAAGTGCGCATCCAGGGCACGGCCGTTGCCGGTTCTGCCCTGGTCGCGCTCGACCGCGTCATCCACCTCTCTCTCTTCGAACAACAAAGATCTCGAGTCGGCCGCCCGTGGCCCCGCTCCTAATTGACGAGCGGTTGCTGCTGGGCGGTGAGGGGGCCACGGCGTCCCATCCTCGGGACGCCGTGACGCGGGGCGCCGGCAGAGGGCGCGGGAACTCCCGCGCCCTCTCGCCGGTAGTTCTTATCGAACCGTCGTGGCGTAGTTCCCGTTCCAAACCCCCGTTGACTATCACCCGCGGAGACGCCCGCCGCCGCGTTCCGCCCGGATGATGCGGCCATGGGAGAATGCCTTGGGGGCGCGAGCGCAAACGCGGACGAGATCCTGCCCGTTCCCCGAATGCTACGTGTCCCGTTCGCACGACTGACCGATTGCCCGGGTCAGGCGGGGTAATCGGCAACGCGGCCGGGTGAGCCTTTGGTTTGGAGGTCGTTTGTAGCGAAAGCGGCAGGGGGGCATCTGAAACCGCCCCTGACGTTCGTGC is a window encoding:
- a CDS encoding helix-turn-helix domain-containing protein, encoding MGESKGPPGHFFSGELPDQRRAIEDHLDYATAIKRLREERGMTRQDLALKSGVSYSYLSEVERGAKRPSGDVLAKLAAAMGMLPSDLLRRVEELPRRQVGGVREGKPYTVRRTPEEWPLERYGKPMYLPGRSPLGKPDTGGEALKPGTFFYWHEPPQDAAFSRRPWKPLSYDDILMLWKRLRGSLRSEERAYRALELLLHAVAELDAEDLEILLRLAERLIRRKHEQRRQGK